The genomic segment GTTTAAATGCAACGAACCGCGACATATTATTGTTAATGCTAGGCATCTACGCTCCTTTCTTAAAAAGGTAAATAACACGAACCTTTTAAACAGTTTCCTATATCATAAttcatgcatatacagtaagtgtacagtatgtatatgtataactGTATGATTTACTCTACATTTATATGTCTAAAAAAATTAGTAAATGGatgaaatttatatttataatttttcACCTGTGGAAAGTCCTCTCCCATCCTCAAAAAAGTGTCTGGATACCATGCAATGGTGATTAAGTTACCACATTCAGCCATACACCTGTACTGTACCATTGTCCTAAACATATTGTAATGCTTACGGCCACCAGTGAGTGTGTAAgagcggtgacatcaccgcccttccctgtgatagcaggggcTACAGCCGCTGGGCTgaagggagatctctctttagctcaacaggctgttgagtgacgccggaggcctgggttcgagtccccgaccGTGGGGGGCCCACCAGATGCGGCGGCGGCAAGGGGGCCCACCTGAACCCTAtagcgttacattggtgtcagcagtgggatgggatagcccttcccCAAGGTCGGCGAGTTAAGCGGAGGAGAGTGTAACACTTACGGCCACCAgtgagtgtgtaagagccggcttaacagagcggtgacatcaccgcccttccctgtgatagcaggggctacagccgctgggctgaggggagatctatctttagctcaacaggctgggtccctgttgagtgacgcgggaggcctgggttcgagtccccgatggtggggggctgacctgatgtggcggcggcaagggcgcccacctTAACCCCGAagtgttacattggtgtcagagtggggtgggatagcccttcgctgAGGTCGGcgagttaagcgggggagagtgtaacgcatacggccaccattgagtGTGaaagagctggcttaccagagcggtgacgtcaccgccctcccctgtgatagcaggggcCCGCAGCCCCTGGGCGAAGGGAGAACTTCCTTTAGCTCAAGccgctgggtccctgttgagctaCGCTGGCGGTTGCGGGTTTGaatccccgacggtggggggccgactgAACCCCggagcgttacaatataaaatattgaattatCTAGAAAAAGAAGAACAGGTGTACAGGTGTATTTTGTTCTAAATAATCCATTAATGTAAGATTTATTCTTAAACTTTGAGCAAAATTACTTCTGCTGTCACAGGTTCTGTAAATAATAGAATATGAAGCACAGTACCAATCTGTGTCATATTTTATTGAAGCATATGAAAACAGAGAATGCTAACTTCTAAGATTAGATTTTCCATTTCTGCTGACTTTGTTTATGTGCACTGACATTGGAGTCATTGAAATCCAAGTGTCTGAACTGAACTTCCCGGAAGTGAGGTGACCTTACTCCTGCTGCACCTGTATAAGTATACATATAGAAAGgacaatttaatttgtttttcttgaaaatgaCATCGAATGAGATGTTTTCTACAAGTTTGTGTATTGTATTGTCATTTCTTTCATCACTGTTTGAAGAGGACGAGAGATATGCAAGATGTAAGATGTTTAAGGGTCATTCAATATTATAAACCACATTTGGGTGAAATTCATTACATAGTAAGCAAAACAGTCTTTATGGAAAAATCAAATTCCTGAcacagttttttttagaaatctgCACTCTGCTGTAAGATGATGCACTGGGCATCTATCTTAGATTCTATGACTTAAGCTTTATGGGTTTGAATGTTAGGGctgcttcatgttttttttaaaagctattaAGATTAAGTTGATTCAAAAGTGATGAAAGGGCTCTGTAGACCTCCCAAATGGATAATATTTCTAAAGTATTTTCTGTCAAGGTGTTCATACCCATGTTTTCAGATTGTACCTGAGAATAAGACAGTATTTATTGCCTGCGTGATGCAGGAACACTGCCTGGAGGAATGCCAGACAGCTGCACagttgagatgtacagtatgcgcagtaaatacagtacatgaaagatGACAATCTCTGACAGGCAGAAAGCCTCATAATGAGCTCTAACTTATGAAAAAGGGACACGTTTGACACTTCAAAGTGATTGCACTGTTCCAAATAAGAAGAATTTGCAAGAGACAACATCTTTGGCTCTCTCATTGGTAACAATTTGGTAGTAGATAGATGCAGGTCATTTTTGCAAAATTAGTGATTCCATTGTTGCTGGTGCTGGTGCTGAAATCAAACCTTTGATGGAAGTTAGAAATCTTGTTATTTTTGTCCCTGTTTTATTTAGAACAATCACACCAGACTCACTGGTTGAGGGGAGGGTGTGCTAACCATGCCAATTCTGTCGTTCAGTTGGTAGCCACAACTATGCGGTATGGAAGGCAAGCAGTGCCACCTGTCAGATTCTTTTCACATCCAGTATTTCAGACCCACCTTAAATCCAGTATTTAGTCTCAGTTTGTTTGTTACTGCTCTTAGTGTTCAGTTACTTATCTTCCAAGCTTTGCCTGTGCTTGCGTTCTCAACTTGTTCCAAGATTGCCCCTGTACTGTGCTTGTAATTTTAACCCTGGCTTGCTGTTTCTCCATCATTTCCTTGTTTTCCTTTGGTACTTGAAGGCTCTGAGGCTTCCTCTACCTTGACTTTACCTCTGCCTGATTCTGACTACAGTTCAAATGACATTTTCATGTTTGCCTGTTTCCTGAACCTGCACCTGATTCCAGTCTCCTGCCTCAGACCGTGTCACTGTTACTGAGAGTATAGCAGGAATGTGTACAATATGTAACAGCATAAGATTATCTTCCAcctgcattacattgcttggtTAAGATTCTTGCTCTTTCTGTCTGATGCtgaagatagatactttattgatcccgtgagggaaattgcagagtTGCAAAGAATGACAGTTGTCTAATCTTAACGAAATATTGATACATGCCTGTATTTCGTTAAGATTAGACAACTGTCATTCTTTGCTTATTGCAGTATTTTTAAGGTACTTAATAGGCTTCTGTAATGTATGTCCTAAAGTCCTCTGCTCTTCTTCTACTACTATAAGTCATTATCTGTTTCttttatacatatttttgttcatctttattGAGAGTGTCAATAAATTCTTGAACCCACTGTACGTTGTTTTTGAAAagcattaataaattattatacagTTCCGAAACAATTTGTTTTTGCCTTAGAATCTTTTCCATATTTTTAGAATtagcttttatatttttatgtactgGACAATAAAAGAATGTTACCCTATGCttgtatgtttttttgaaaaatgaaaatatgcagATTTTGGATATTGCCTGAACATATTGGTAgaattttgattaattttgatcattcatgactgatTGATATACTCAAGAGGCTACAACTTGTTGCCTTTGAGTTAATTGTCTTTGAACATGTCACAGGCACCACCGCAGCCCTGGAATGAAGATTCAACATTGATTTTATGTTGCAATTATTTacttacttttatttatttccatattttaTTACCTGGGATCCTAAAGCAAGTTCAAAAAGGTTCTAACTGAGAGCTTTTAAAGGAGAGTTTCTGTAATTAAGGATCAAGAATTTCTTTCCTCATGGCCTTGTATACAGACACTAATTAAAGCACTAAGGAGAACGTAATACAATTTGTGTTTGAAGtgagacattttttaaagctaTTGTGCTGCATGACATCTCAGCAGTCTTAAGGTTAATAAGGTTTTAAAAGCTGACCTAACCTTTTGACAGACAGCAGTCATCTAAAGAAAGCTGTAATAACTTCCACAATgtttatgatgtactgtaggttttctgATTTATGATGAACAAATATATGATAATTAGCTGGATAGGGtaatttctctgtgtttttttgcaatttgttttttgttcgtTATTATGATGTCAGAGCTGTAGCATTGTAAACATTGACTTCCTTTTAGTGAGTGTGCTGGCTTTTCCATTAAATGTCTTAGaaacaatacattaaaaacatttctaaatacaTCAGAGCAGCGTTCCTTTCACTCTAATATGCTTGAAACCTTTGAAAGTTTGAGTTATTCTAAATAGGAGGCAGTTTACGCTAGATTCATGTATTGTTTTTTGTGCTGATTTGAAATGGAAAAGCTACAAATTGCCTCTCATTTATCTGGATGGTGAACGGTacaacagaacttcagcttGTAATGCAATCAAGAAGTGTGTCTCTACAAATCAAACTTGTCAGTTTAATTATCATCGTGTGATAGTTTTTGAAAGGATTATATTAAAAGTAAATATCCCATATAAGAATGGAATATGACAATGGTGTATTGATTGAGTAACATGTGCATATGTACAAATAAGGAACgggtaaatgtttattccatgctgaatggaacagaaaagaaacacaaagtttcagctgtggagccttctttaggtgtgagttGTGTccacaactgaagaaggctccacagccgaaacattgtgtttcttttcctttttagaatggaataaaccttaacctctttttttgcagcctatgcatgcttcCTACTCAAACTCCATATTTACAAATAGCTGACTTCGGTGTAAGCCCGGAGTCATATTTCTCTTTTACTGAAGTTTACTAAAGCTTACTGCTGCCTCTGTACTAAtttaaaaacctgtgcatttacACACTGTAATTAAGCTCAGATTCAGGCAGAGTATTTAGGAACATATATAGGAAATTTGGAATTTACTATAGGCCTGAATTTGAAGACAAAGTGGAGCACTGTGCAGAAGGTTGTGTGAACTGCAGCAAATccagactgatattttttttatcgaGCATAGAGCACTCTGCAAAGAGCtggaaataatatacagtatatatttcttacattaaaacactttaatGATCAAACTCAAACAGCTCCATGGGATTAAagtaaagaagaaaacacaaaatatgttttcagaCTTTTTCGACTGTTAATATAATACAGAAGGAGAAACTGTAGCGCACgtagaaaatatttaactgctgaaaaaaaagcttttattttttgtattaataaaatatgaaaatacagCCTTTCCCAGGATCATGTTCTTATTACATTAAATAGTATTGTAATATGATACAATTTAGTGTTGCATATGTTTTTGTAGCTTTGAATGCATTTTGAATTACCCAGCCTTCCCTGAAAATTCAAGTAACATTAAGATAGTTTCTTTAGTAACAAAAGGAGTCATAAAAAGCTGAGGTGCAGTCACACCAGACCTCCGGGGTAAGAACTGAAGATCAGTGGTGTCACCATTCAAGGACAAAATACGTAGAGAAACGTCTGGTTCTCAAGGAAAAGTTCTTTTTCTTGGGAAGTGTTTTCGTAAAGCTCTCTTTATCTCCTTGTTTCTGAAACTGTAAACAATAGGATTAACTAGAGGAGTCAGGAAACAGTTGACAATAGAGATTACCATTATGGCTCTTTGAGGAacgttttgaaactttacactaatgtaaacacaggaatgagCTAGGTAGAAGGTAAGAACAACAATGAGGTGGGAAGAACAGGTGGAAAAGGCTTTAAGATGCCCATCAGAAGATCCAATTCTGAAAACTGACAAAATGATTTTGCTGTATGACCAAACTATGACTGTGAATGGGAAGTAGATTATTACAAGAGCAAGTCCAAGAGCTAGATCTAATAAAAATGTGGTGTCCATACAGGCAAGTCTCACCACAGGTGGGTAgtcacaaaaccaaaaaaacacTTGGTTGTTGCAGAAAGGTAACTGTGTTGCAAGAATCACGGCAATTGAAGCTCCACATAACCCTAAAATCCAAGCTGTAACTGCCAGGAGAGCACACACCCCATTGGTAACAATAGTGTTATAGTGCAGAGGCTTGCATATAGCAACATAACGATCATAAGCCATGACAGTTAGAAGAAAGCTTTCAACTGATTGTAATGACAAATAGAAGTACATTTGTAAAAAACATCCTGAAATGGAAATGGCCATGTCATTCTTTATGCACACAGATATCATTTTGGGTATCACAGTAGTTGTGATGACTATGTCTATGAAAGATAAATTACTGAGCAAAATGTACATTGGTGTGTGTAGCCTGTGATCAGCTACCACTAAAGTTAAAATTGTCAGATTTCCCATGAGAACCAGCAAGTACACCACCAGCAGAATGATGGAGAGTTCTGTATAGAACTCATTATGACCCAGCTCTCCTCCTAGGAGTAAAAACTCTGTGAGCTGGGAGACAGTTGTGTTTGAGTCTGCAAGCTGAGTCACATCTGGAGGAAGAACAAATAAACTCATATTAACAGTTGTCACCAAAATAATTTTCCATGTTCCAGAACTCAGATGTTTGCTTATGCATTGCTTATATATTGACATTAAATCTAACTAAAATAAGTTTTAACCTTATGAAGTACAGATTGAAATAATGATTAAAATTCAACAGAAAGTAATGGCATTTCATTGCCTATATATTGAAATTGAATCTAACTAAAATAGATTTAATGGGATGAAGTACAGATTGAAAAAATGACTATAACTTGTCAGACAAGATGGGCAAGGTCTAACCTTTTGCAGTGCCATTACTTTTTACCTATTTGTTAGAACATCTACTATTGTTTCTATTACAGAAAACACTTCAATTTTAGAAAGGGGAAAATGTGTTCAATTTCAGTCAATTGTATCACATATATCATTAATGAAACGTTATCGTGTTGGTAGCACTATATATTATCAAAACTAGTTTAAAGCACATAAATTACATTACCTCAAAAGTCAAAACATTCAGGTTGagatacagtaggaacagatttaaatttttttaatttaaaatagcaACTATGAaatatagaacaaaacaaagaagTCACTGTTAATTCGGAATGTGCCATTTCTTTGgtatagaaagaaaaacaatcattacaaaataattgaTAAGAATGAAACTATGGTAATTTGACTTGACTTACTTTGTATTTGGTCTAATGTGGTAGTGGGTGTTCTCGCTGTCATGTTGTCTAAGTGAAACTTTCTTCTGCTGTTATTATAAATCACAACCCAGTAATTTGAATAATGCCTCCCATTGAAGCAGGTAATTGGGAGTTGTTAGGCAGCAAAGAAAGTAAGACTTTACTTTGGGGAGATTTAAAGCAGCTCATTATTGAAGACTCTGTCAGACTAATTATAAATCTTTCTGAAAGAAAAGATTGTTACTAAATTCATGTTGATCTGACTTGTGAATTGTCAGATAACTAGGCCTCAGTCTAATGATGAATATTTCTCAGATGTTAGtacttaagaaaaaaatgaatcttaAATGTATGCTGATATTGATAAGGGTTATTAGCACCACCGTTTACAAGTCCTATAAAATATAGAGggcattttttaattgcattgttGCATATGCAGATACATTGGTATTAAACATTTAAGGTCCTTTCTGGTGCAAATAAGAAAGAATGACCCCAgcacacaaaaaaggaaaaaaaaaataatttgttgaaAAAGAATGGAATTTAACTTTGTGATTTATCTCTTTGAAAAAGTGTCTAGTTTTCCAATCTAATAATCCACACAGACAAGTAGACTTTACTTTCGCAGTACACACTCCTCTTCttagtgtcacgccctctgcagccagagggcactccttctctgtcctgtctctcatttccggttttttgctgtccttccggtgtttctctctctctgggtctatatatttccgggtctttcagtctgccttggctcagcattgacgttcggatgtcctgacaCCCACCTAGCACCATGTCGCCCTACGTCCGCTACccgagggcattggtttctatacagcattccCTGAACAGCTAAGCCTGTAGTATGGAATCTGAATgatgagctactgtataagTGAAGCTTAACAGCTGTAATAGTATTATGtagtacaaatactgtacagtatgtaggtcgCATTTTGGTTCTATGATTTCTCGCTTCCTTTTGACCagtgaatatatactgtataacacaacaaacagaaaaacagaaattttttctttgttttttttaattgttaaaaaaggaatcttttttaacaattaaaaaaaaacatactttaggGAAAGTCTTACTCTTGAAAACTCCAAATGAATGATCAAGCAGTAAATACAAAGGAAAGGCTATTGAAGTAATAATAGGATATAATAATAGTGTTATGGAGTAATAATGCTCCATAACACTATGCACTCAGCAGAAAGTAAACAGTTTCATGCTGGTGAAGATGAATTGTGTAATTAGTTCATATTGATTAATTAGGAATTGTAGATCATCTAAAATGGCACAGAATATCACATAGGATATATTTTGGTTGTAGGATTTATCGCTTCCTTTTGACCagtgaatatatactgtataacacaacaaacagacacagaaaaacagaaaacacattgAAACACAATCTCCTCAGAGATATTAAATAGAACTGAAAAGCTGGCTTCTATCAGGAGTTAGGAATTTCATAAAGGAAAAAAGTCAGCCAGCACTATAATTCCAAGAAGGATTCCAGCGAATAAGAAATTCCAGAAAAAGAGACTCCAGCTAATTACCTTGTACAGTATACGCAAAGCACTATTTCAAGAATTTACAGTTTATGTTATCTATTTACCAGTTATTCCATCCAAATAAACATGAAAGCTTTGAAACAACTTTGAAGGCCCTGTGTATGTTTCTGACCAGGTGGCTTAACCCATTAACTGTTCACCTGGaaggcagaaacatgttcactACAGGATGGCagtattttgaaaaaatgaattagTGAAGCAAGAGAAATCCTTATTTTCTTGACTTTTACTCATTGAACGTTCAGCTAAAGACTTTCATGTTTGTTCTCTGAATTTGATTTTCATCAAAAATTCTATCTATCAGTCTCTCATGTGAAGAAGGCAAAGCAGACTTTAGATACCCTTACCTTCATCACGGCATATGGCTCTGGGGAATAACAACTTCAAATTGGTTGAACAGTTTTACATGACCATGTGTAATAGACTTGTGTGTAAAGGAGTTTAATCACACTtgtaaaacacaacacaataaaTTTGTGATAAAGCATGATAAATTTCTGACTGCCATATAAATTACAAAACCACCATTAAACAAGTAACTTTCTGCACATTTCTATAATTTTGGAGATTAAACTATTTAGAACTGGTACGGTTTGGGACCTTTCCAGTGAAGACTGTAGCCCATCCCAGAGAAGAAAGTCAGTGCACCAGCAGCAGATAATCCATCATTAGAAAGACATTTATTCCTATCAAGGTTCACAGCAATGCAGAGCCTACCCCAAGGTGACAGGTGACCTACATCCTAGAGGAGATACCATTctgtcacaggacacacacaagcacacagggaCAATCTAGACACATCTGTTAATCTAGCCAGCTTGGAAGGGGGTAGGAAAATGGCTTTCCTACCAAAACCCTCTCAAAAAATTGCAGgccttaaaaaaatctttttcaaaTCAATGCAAAAATCACTGTTTGAAAATCACTGTCCAAAAAcgtactgataggttaattgtcttctgggaaaattggctctaggtgtgagtgtgtgaaaatctgtttgtgtgtctgctctgtgatggactggtgtcctgtccaaggtgtagcctgccttgtgctcaatgcttgctgggataggatctTGCCTccttgcaaccctgaattggaagaagcagttagaaaatggatggatggatcaaataaataataaacatacACAAATGTTGTACAGATGTCAATAAAGATATTAAAATtgcttaaataaaagcatgttaTTACATAAGAAGCATACGCTAAAATGTAATCTCTTGAAAAAACActcctcttcttttttatttctttacctAGTCACAATGTTTTGTTGAGATATGGCCTGCTAGAgtttcttcatttgcagatctAATACTAATTAACTCCAGAGTGAATTCAACTCGTTTGTTCTATACTCATTAAATGTCCTCTGACTAATTATAAGTGAACAAGATAATAGCTCAAAGCAATTAACTACAGGAGAGTTTTGTTGAAATACATGGCTCAACAGCACTTAGGAGCCTGATGCAACCCAGGGTGTATGTCTGAATGTTACTATGTGCTTGACTATCACCAGGCCAGCCCTTTAATGAAGAAACCCTAGATGAACAAAACATCTTTTGTAAAACATATT from the Lepisosteus oculatus isolate fLepOcu1 chromosome 5, fLepOcu1.hap2, whole genome shotgun sequence genome contains:
- the LOC102693281 gene encoding olfactory receptor 10A7-like, whose product is MAYDRYVAICKPLHYNTIVTNGVCALLAVTAWILGLCGASIAVILATQLPFCNNQVFFWFCDYPPVVRLACMDTTFLLDLALGLALVIIYFPFTVIVWSYSKIILSVFRIGSSDGHLKAFSTCSSHLIVVLTFYLAHSCVYISVKFQNVPQRAIMVISIVNCFLTPLVNPIVYSFRNKEIKRALRKLLGKILLYRNQVNRLAFMHLR